Proteins from one Candidatus Methylomirabilota bacterium genomic window:
- the ricT gene encoding regulatory iron-sulfur-containing complex subunit RicT, which yields MDEYLIGVRLREVAQADDYKLVGDELDLHVGDLVVVETGTGELVGEMRRPQRTLAEAKRGRLYHRVLRLASEAEAAAWRDRRQREKQHIVTCQRLARAAGMQMKVVDVEIHPSARRITVSFNADERVDFRQLVRDLARELRARIEMRQIGARDTTKVMDGIGPCGRQLCCSSYLRKFEPISVKMAKAQDMPLTDSRLLGNCGRLKCCLLYEFSLYQELRARLPKVNTPCQATCGGGGCMSGKIKSLRVLKETVIVGFPDGTEAEVSLDQLTWEGRPHIQAQLEQS from the coding sequence ATGGACGAATACCTGATCGGAGTGAGGCTCCGCGAGGTCGCCCAGGCCGACGACTACAAGCTGGTGGGCGACGAGCTCGACCTCCACGTCGGTGACCTGGTGGTCGTGGAGACGGGGACGGGTGAGCTGGTGGGCGAGATGCGCCGGCCCCAGCGGACGCTGGCCGAGGCCAAGCGCGGCCGGCTTTACCACCGTGTCCTGCGCCTGGCCAGCGAGGCGGAGGCGGCGGCGTGGCGCGACCGGCGCCAGCGGGAGAAGCAGCACATCGTCACCTGCCAGCGCCTGGCGCGCGCGGCGGGCATGCAGATGAAGGTGGTGGACGTGGAGATCCACCCCAGCGCCCGTCGGATCACCGTCTCCTTCAACGCCGACGAGCGCGTGGACTTCCGCCAGCTCGTCCGCGACCTGGCCCGCGAGCTGCGGGCGCGCATCGAGATGCGGCAGATCGGCGCGCGCGACACGACCAAAGTCATGGACGGCATCGGGCCCTGCGGCCGCCAGCTCTGCTGCTCGTCGTATCTGCGGAAGTTCGAGCCGATCTCGGTGAAGATGGCCAAGGCCCAGGACATGCCGCTCACTGACAGCCGGCTGCTGGGGAATTGCGGCCGCCTCAAGTGCTGCCTGCTCTACGAGTTCTCGCTCTACCAGGAGCTGCGGGCGCGCCTGCCCAAGGTGAACACGCCCTGCCAGGCCACCTGCGGCGGCGGCGGATGCATGAGCGGCAAGATCAAGTCGCTCCGCGTGCTGAAGGAGACGGTGATCGTCGGCTTCCCGGATGGCACCGAGGCCGAGGTGTCGCTCGATCAACTCACCTGGGAGGGCCGCCCGCACATCCAGGCCCAGCTCGAACAGTCTTGA
- the metG gene encoding methionine--tRNA ligase, which produces MSASGRTFYLTTPIYYVNATPHLGHAYTTIIADAMARYRRLAGDRVWFLTGTDEHGDKIAQAAAKAGVAPQAYADRIAAVFRATWDRLGITYDDFIRTTEPRHQAIVQQILQKLWDAGEIYFGKYGGQYCFGCERFYTDKEIVDGKCPDHQTPLIYIEEENYFFKMSKYQEWLLREIESRPDLIRPERYRNEILGFLREPLQDLSISRPQSRLSWGIPLPFDDRFVTYVWFDALINYVSALGEISGERYRTFWPHAQHLIGKDILKPHGVYWPCMLKAAGLPIYRHLNVHGYWSLGGGKMSKSIGNVVEALALAEKYGNDAFRYFIMREMAFGLDANFSEEAFVARFNADLANDLGNLASRATTLIANFAKATVPAPGPLTAAEEEIGTVWARARGEVDAAMEEFAFHRALGAIWEFIGLLNRYVDGQQPWTLAKDAAKRGRLDAVLYTLGEALRCLGIILAPFLPEAARRIRGALDQTGDPHLADCEWGRLVPGTRVEKVTPLFPRVEDRPAAGVASLGSPAAAAGSDAPATMDEFARLDLRVAEVIGAEAVPKSRKLVKLTVSLGADEQRTIVAGIAEHYAPADLVGKKIVIVANLEPATLMGVASQGMLLAGSAGSRLAVLTLDRDLPPGARVK; this is translated from the coding sequence TTGAGCGCTTCCGGCCGCACCTTCTACCTCACCACGCCGATCTACTACGTCAATGCCACGCCGCACCTGGGCCACGCCTACACGACGATCATCGCCGACGCGATGGCCCGGTACCGGCGCCTGGCCGGCGACCGCGTCTGGTTCCTGACGGGCACCGACGAGCACGGGGACAAGATCGCCCAGGCGGCGGCCAAGGCCGGCGTGGCCCCCCAGGCCTATGCCGACCGCATCGCGGCCGTGTTCCGGGCCACCTGGGACCGGCTCGGTATCACCTACGACGACTTCATCCGGACCACCGAGCCGCGCCACCAGGCGATCGTCCAGCAGATCCTCCAGAAGCTCTGGGACGCGGGCGAGATCTACTTCGGCAAGTACGGCGGTCAGTACTGCTTCGGCTGCGAGCGCTTCTACACCGACAAAGAGATCGTCGACGGCAAGTGCCCGGACCACCAGACGCCCCTCATCTACATCGAGGAGGAGAACTACTTCTTCAAGATGTCGAAGTATCAGGAGTGGCTGCTCCGGGAGATCGAGAGCCGGCCCGACCTGATCCGGCCGGAGCGGTACCGCAACGAGATCCTGGGCTTCCTGCGCGAGCCGCTACAAGATCTGTCGATCAGCCGCCCCCAGAGCCGGCTCAGCTGGGGCATCCCGCTGCCCTTCGACGATCGCTTCGTGACCTACGTGTGGTTCGACGCCCTGATCAACTACGTCTCCGCGCTGGGGGAGATCAGCGGCGAGCGCTATCGCACCTTCTGGCCGCACGCGCAGCACCTGATCGGCAAGGACATTCTCAAGCCCCACGGCGTCTACTGGCCGTGCATGCTCAAGGCCGCGGGGCTGCCCATCTACCGGCACCTGAACGTCCACGGGTACTGGAGCCTGGGCGGCGGCAAGATGTCGAAGTCGATCGGCAACGTGGTGGAAGCGCTGGCGCTGGCCGAGAAGTACGGCAACGACGCCTTCCGCTACTTCATCATGCGCGAGATGGCCTTCGGGCTGGACGCGAACTTCTCAGAGGAGGCGTTCGTGGCGCGGTTCAACGCCGATCTCGCCAACGATCTCGGCAACCTCGCCTCCCGCGCCACCACGCTCATCGCGAACTTCGCCAAGGCAACGGTCCCGGCGCCGGGGCCGCTCACGGCCGCCGAGGAGGAGATCGGGACCGTGTGGGCCCGGGCCCGGGGCGAGGTCGACGCGGCGATGGAGGAGTTCGCCTTCCACCGCGCGCTGGGCGCCATCTGGGAGTTCATCGGCCTGCTGAACCGCTACGTCGATGGCCAGCAGCCGTGGACGCTGGCCAAGGACGCCGCCAAGCGCGGCCGGCTCGACGCCGTGCTCTACACGCTGGGCGAGGCGCTGCGGTGCCTGGGCATCATCCTGGCGCCGTTCCTGCCGGAGGCCGCCCGTCGGATTCGGGGCGCCCTCGACCAGACCGGAGACCCGCACCTGGCCGACTGCGAATGGGGGCGGCTGGTGCCGGGCACGCGAGTGGAGAAGGTGACCCCGCTCTTTCCCCGCGTGGAGGACAGACCAGCGGCCGGCGTCGCCTCCCTCGGGAGCCCGGCGGCGGCAGCCGGGTCCGACGCGCCCGCCACCATGGACGAGTTCGCGCGGCTCGACCTCCGGGTGGCGGAGGTGATCGGCGCCGAGGCCGTGCCGAAGTCCCGCAAGCTCGTGAAGTTGACCGTCTCGCTCGGCGCCGACGAGCAGCGGACGATAGTGGCCGGCATCGCCGAGCACTACGCGCCGGCCGACCTCGTCGGCAAGAAGATCGTGATCGTCGCCAACCTGGAGCCGGCCACGCTCATGGGCGTGGCGTCGCAGGGCATGCTCCTGGCCGGCTCCGCCGGGAGCCGGCTGGCCGTGCTCACCCTCGACCGCGATCTGCCGCCCGGGGCCAGGGTAAAGTAG
- a CDS encoding TatD family hydrolase — MTPDLFDTHAHLHFPEFDGDRGTVLERARAAGVGRLLTIGTDVETSRAAIALAQREPDVWASVGIHPHDAANADDAALAGIERLAGEPRVVAIGEIGLDFFRNRSPRDVQERTFRRLLGVARRAGKPALVHCRDAHAEVLGILADEGVSGVGGIMHCFSGDVEIARRCLDLGLLISLAGPVTYKNAGALPDVARFVPADRLVIETDCPFLPPQGYRGQRNEPALLTVTAARLAEVRGEPVERLAARLTANGCALLGVP; from the coding sequence ATGACGCCCGACCTCTTCGACACCCACGCGCACCTGCACTTTCCGGAGTTCGACGGCGACCGGGGAACGGTGCTGGAGCGGGCGCGGGCGGCCGGGGTGGGGCGCCTGCTGACGATCGGCACCGACGTCGAAACGTCGCGGGCGGCGATCGCGCTGGCCCAGCGCGAGCCCGACGTGTGGGCCTCCGTCGGCATCCATCCGCACGACGCGGCGAACGCCGACGACGCGGCGCTGGCCGGGATCGAGCGCCTGGCCGGGGAGCCGCGGGTGGTCGCGATCGGCGAGATCGGGCTCGACTTTTTCCGCAACCGGTCGCCCCGCGACGTCCAGGAGCGCACGTTCCGCCGCTTGCTGGGCGTCGCCCGCCGCGCGGGCAAGCCGGCCCTCGTCCACTGCCGCGACGCTCACGCCGAGGTGCTGGGCATTCTGGCCGACGAGGGCGTGAGTGGGGTGGGCGGGATCATGCACTGCTTCTCGGGCGATGTGGAGATCGCCCGCCGCTGTCTCGATCTGGGGCTGCTGATCTCGCTGGCCGGCCCGGTGACCTACAAGAACGCGGGCGCGCTTCCCGACGTGGCGCGCTTCGTGCCGGCCGATCGCCTGGTCATCGAGACCGACTGCCCCTTCCTGCCACCCCAGGGTTACCGTGGGCAGCGCAACGAGCCGGCCCTGCTGACGGTCACCGCCGCGCGCCTGGCCGAGGTGCGTGGCGAGCCGGTGGAGCGGCTGGCCGCGCGGCTCACCGCCAATGGCTGCGCCCTCCTGGGCGTGCCGTGA
- a CDS encoding DUF5924 family protein, with protein MTEPDASLTGPPETAAGWRPWLEWLRRWGISVASLVGGLLTLFVFRRELTHVRWVIGNLLLLWLLFAILTQVRQALEERGHRLVITAADYLTQTIYHAVLLFMIPVYYASTTLTSGNAVFLALMVALAVLATFDPWYQALVEPLPWLNYVFFLVSIFGALNVALPLVGVPPHLSLVTSAWMAVVALTPAVCRARRWSWSVGLSVMMIGGIAIAALAHVGRAWIPPAPLFLARTAIAWDVGSVESMEPTIGAIKASELRQRGLVAYTTIFAPAGLNQAVQHVWRRDAQVVDAVSLSPVRGGRREGFRTYSRKTAFPENPIGRWTVDVVTRSGQLIGRLRFRVIE; from the coding sequence GTGACGGAACCGGACGCGTCTCTAACCGGCCCGCCGGAGACCGCGGCGGGCTGGCGGCCCTGGCTCGAGTGGCTGCGCCGGTGGGGCATCTCGGTGGCCTCGCTCGTGGGCGGGCTCCTCACCCTCTTCGTCTTCCGCCGCGAGCTCACGCACGTCCGCTGGGTCATCGGCAACCTGCTGCTCCTGTGGTTGCTGTTCGCCATCCTCACTCAGGTTCGCCAGGCTCTGGAAGAGCGGGGACACCGGCTCGTCATCACCGCGGCCGACTACCTGACTCAGACGATCTATCACGCGGTGCTGCTCTTCATGATCCCCGTCTACTACGCGAGCACGACGCTCACCTCGGGGAACGCCGTCTTCCTGGCCCTCATGGTGGCGCTGGCGGTGCTGGCGACGTTCGACCCGTGGTACCAGGCGCTCGTGGAGCCGCTGCCCTGGCTGAACTACGTCTTCTTCCTGGTCTCCATCTTCGGGGCGCTGAACGTCGCGTTGCCTCTCGTGGGCGTGCCGCCCCACCTGTCGCTGGTCACCAGCGCGTGGATGGCCGTGGTGGCCCTCACGCCCGCCGTCTGCCGGGCACGCCGGTGGAGCTGGTCGGTCGGGCTCAGCGTGATGATGATCGGCGGGATTGCCATCGCCGCGCTGGCCCACGTCGGGCGGGCGTGGATCCCGCCCGCGCCGCTCTTCCTGGCCCGCACCGCGATCGCCTGGGACGTGGGGAGCGTGGAGTCGATGGAGCCCACGATCGGCGCCATCAAAGCCTCGGAGCTGCGCCAGCGCGGCCTGGTCGCGTACACGACCATCTTTGCCCCGGCCGGGCTCAACCAGGCGGTCCAGCACGTGTGGCGTCGGGACGCCCAGGTCGTGGACGCGGTGAGTCTCTCGCCCGTGCGCGGGGGCCGCCGCGAAGGCTTCCGGACCTACTCGCGCAAGACGGCCTTTCCGGAGAATCCGATCGGGCGCTGGACGGTGGACGTCGTGACTCGCTCGGGCCAGCTGATCGGGCGGCTCCGCTTCCGGGTGATCGAATGA
- a CDS encoding M28 family peptidase, with protein MALRELGFYVRGRINSGLSRLLNARRRPRPATAPPPLAEVLGGGDSPLALSRLLEGRANDERETAVAAFLAARGIPFVRHRFQTFEGRGENFGVDLGGGDRVLLLIAHHDAVPGSPGANDNAAAVGILLSLIGRLRARTPRGLRVRLLFTAAEELGYLGARAYVREMPLAGIAGVLSLELCGIGDSLAIWDAAGETSFRRRVQGALEGLGLKRDASYHVVGRIPVFGSDHRAFAAAGIPAYGLTIVPAAEADALRKFVLSPGRSVLMHLARRPPPFDTYHTSRDSLDTLEPAALDRVARALEAIVGEFG; from the coding sequence GTGGCGCTGCGTGAGCTCGGCTTCTACGTCCGGGGGCGGATCAACAGCGGCTTGAGCCGGCTTCTCAATGCGCGGCGGCGCCCCCGCCCCGCCACCGCGCCGCCGCCGCTGGCCGAGGTGCTGGGCGGCGGCGATTCGCCGCTGGCGCTCTCCCGACTGCTGGAAGGCCGCGCCAACGATGAGCGAGAGACCGCGGTCGCCGCGTTCCTGGCCGCGCGCGGCATCCCGTTCGTGCGCCATCGCTTCCAGACGTTCGAGGGGCGGGGCGAGAACTTCGGCGTGGACCTCGGCGGGGGCGACCGCGTGCTGCTCCTCATCGCCCACCACGACGCCGTGCCGGGGAGCCCCGGCGCCAACGACAACGCGGCCGCCGTCGGGATCCTCCTGAGCCTGATCGGGCGGCTGCGCGCGCGCACGCCGCGGGGGCTACGGGTGCGGCTGCTCTTCACGGCGGCCGAGGAGCTCGGTTATCTCGGCGCGCGCGCCTACGTGCGCGAGATGCCGCTGGCGGGCATCGCGGGGGTGCTGAGCCTCGAGCTGTGCGGCATCGGCGACAGCCTCGCCATCTGGGACGCGGCGGGGGAGACGTCCTTCCGGCGGCGCGTACAGGGCGCGCTCGAGGGATTGGGGCTGAAGCGGGACGCGAGCTATCACGTCGTCGGGCGTATTCCCGTCTTCGGCAGCGACCACCGCGCCTTTGCCGCCGCCGGTATCCCGGCCTACGGGCTGACCATCGTCCCGGCAGCCGAGGCCGACGCGCTCCGCAAGTTCGTGCTCAGCCCGGGGCGCAGCGTGCTCATGCACCTGGCCCGCCGGCCGCCTCCCTTCGACACGTACCACACCAGCCGCGACAGTCTGGACACGCTGGAGCCCGCCGCCCTCGATCGCGTCGCCCGCGCGCTGGAAGCGATCGTCGGCGAGTTCGGCTGA